A part of Methanohalobium evestigatum Z-7303 genomic DNA contains:
- a CDS encoding metal-dependent transcriptional regulator, translating into MTTERTEDYLKTIEAVVSKKGYAQVKDVSSALGTSPSSVTGMFQKLKNDGYINYEKYGGVTLTNKGKNVAQNTKAKYGVVRDFLTVLGIDDETADEDACRIEHVLTDDTIEVLTKFMEFIHKNDELPLWIDHFRHYYDTGELIQCTPSDKENCPVHGSRKKMHD; encoded by the coding sequence ATGACAACTGAAAGAACTGAAGATTATTTAAAAACTATAGAAGCTGTGGTCTCCAAAAAGGGGTATGCACAGGTAAAAGATGTCTCTTCCGCATTGGGAACCAGCCCTTCAAGTGTGACCGGTATGTTCCAGAAACTGAAAAACGACGGGTACATCAATTATGAAAAATATGGTGGCGTCACACTGACTAACAAGGGTAAAAACGTTGCACAGAATACAAAAGCAAAGTATGGTGTTGTACGTGATTTCCTTACTGTACTTGGTATAGACGATGAAACTGCAGATGAAGACGCATGCAGGATTGAACATGTACTGACCGATGATACCATAGAAGTTCTTACCAAATTTATGGAATTTATACATAAAAACGATGAACTTCCATTATGGATTGATCATTTCAGACATTATTATGATACCGGTGAATTAATCCAATGTACTCCTTCTGATAAAGAAAATTGCCCTGTGCACGGTAGTAGAAAAAAAATGCATGACTAA
- a CDS encoding DUF5320 domain-containing protein produces the protein MPGGDRTGPIGAGPMTGRGAGYCAGFDLPGFANNVPVGRGLARGRGFAFYRKGMGLGRARGRGFGFRSYPDVPTTYNENTGFERDVETSIRSLEQEQRILREELDNINKKLDNLESK, from the coding sequence ATGCCAGGTGGAGATAGAACAGGACCGATAGGTGCTGGACCGATGACCGGAAGAGGTGCAGGATACTGTGCAGGATTTGATCTACCGGGGTTTGCAAATAATGTCCCTGTAGGTCGTGGACTAGCTAGAGGACGTGGTTTCGCATTCTATAGAAAAGGTATGGGATTAGGTAGAGCAAGAGGAAGAGGATTCGGTTTTAGAAGTTATCCGGATGTTCCAACTACTTATAATGAAAATACTGGTTTTGAGAGGGATGTTGAAACCAGTATCAGGTCTCTTGAGCAGGAACAACGAATTCTAAGGGAAGAACTGGATAACATAAATAAAAAACTTGATAATTTGGAATCTAAGTGA